taaatacaaataattaaaataatatggtTAAAAAGCTTACGTGTGATAAAGTATTAAAAAGAACAAGACAACTAGTTACAGAGTGACAGACGTATTCAAGACGTTGGACACCAGAGGGAGATTTATATCACAAATATTATTCCGTTTTATTAACCTGCGTTAAAAAGTTCACCTAGATTTGTAATGTAATTTATATCATagtatttgaatattttaacCCAATACAACGTCATTACAATTTAGCCTGGGTTTAAGGAAACCCTGTGTTAGCGACTATTAACGTGAAGTCTGATGCGTCTAATTTTTATATGAAACTTCCTAGCTAGCTTAGGACATGGCAACTAACAAACTAACCAAACTGTACAAAACCTTAccgttttttttaaataaatcatttgatcAGATAATAACCCACTATCTTGTGCTTTTAGAACGGCATTTGGAAAAACTGATAAAGTAGCTAGCATTAGCTAAGCGCATTCTTACTGTTAGATGATGACGTTTTGTATCTCTCACCTAGTCTCCATAATAATGGCTACTTTAGTTTTGCTGTAACTAAGACaccataaaacatttaaacagaaatcaatacacaccacaccactttcCAATCAGGATATGGAACACTTGCTAAAGCTTAGAAGAAAACATAGGAACCGGACGCTTTCCTGTTCGCACTGAGCGAGAAACTCGTGTAACGGCCCCTCTGATTGGACAAAATGATCTTAGAAACGGAAGATCTGATTGGTGAGAAACCGGTTAAGGGGTGGGCTCAAAACAATActcaggctgtgtgtgttatatcgGGCTGTGAGAAACATGCATGTTTTTATACCAATAAACTCACTTTATAAACGCCTTTTGTGCCGACAGTTTTTTAGTCACGATTACGGCACAGCGCTAGCTGGAGGcaaaacaaagggaaaactgGAGGCGGCCGAAacaaaccagtacagagtcGGCTACATAAGGAAGGCAAATGTCATCTTCTTGTGTTGTTACATGACAGAAACGATGGAGTACAGACTCCAGTTTGAAGTTTTATCGCATACCTGCTGCCACTGCAagagacccccccccccaaaaaaagcacacacttcatatcagataAATATACTTTTAGtataatttctgtttttttacgTGTCTAAATTTTTCTTATGCATGCCCACCTCATCAGGAAATTTCGGAACAAGTTAAATGATTTCTCACTTTTTAGCGTAACTGGTAGCTAACGACCGGAgactaaacaaaggaaactgtttGTTTCATCTCCCTTTCTACAGTTGCCGGAAGCGCTCGGTTTTTCTATCAGATGGGTGTAGAGGTCCGGTCACTCAACGGGGGTCATCCTGTCGCATCGTTCATCCACTGAGTGAGCGTGTACGGGTCGGCCAATGTGGTTCCGTTTGTTAAAGTTCATTTCTTCAAATAGCATTCGCTgtcctggacagtgagtgatCTAACATAGTCAGATAAATTCGGATAAATTTGACCAGTCGTTGTTtcaaaacaaactaacaaaacttgATAACTACCTCTTGTAAAGTGGTCAGGGAAAACTTTCTGCCTCCgcctaagctccgcccacaaacgTTTACTAATCGGTATCCCTTGGTAACCGTACAGCACACAGCATACATGGAGCGGTCCGAGCGACAAAAGGTAACACTGCTGCAAATTCATGCTGGGTTTTTGACATTGACCAGAACAATTTCGCTGCTTTTTGGCGTACGGAATTAATATAAGTTACTATAGAATCTTATCTGACAGCGTTTTATCCAACGCACGATTTTTTGTTGCACAAAACTAAGTTAGCTATCGAGCCAGCTACCAATGTTGGCTAACTGTTAGTAGCGAATGTGCTAGCTGGCTAAGCTATTTAATTTAACACAGACCTGATCAATGGTACATACTGTATGAGTAATAGCAGATACTTTAGGTATTACGAAGCTTGTATCTATTAAAATTCACATAGTGTAGTGATTTGTTAACGTTAGTTTCAGTTAGCTGGCTGGTTTGGCTCTAACACGTAAATAAGTATGGGTCTTTTATGTTTACTGCAGCGAAGTttaaaaacgtgtgtgtgacgTTTTCAGCCTCAGCTTATTGCTAACCAGCCCTACGACGAGACTCTGGACATCAACGACTCAGAAGAGGTGTCCAGTTTGTACACACCTACTCCACGGCAAGCAGGTCAGCTGAGGTTCTTAATGCTGTACGACTTCAATGCTAAACATTTCCCGCATTGCTAAAGTATAGTGTTATGTTTCCAGTCTTAAGGAACACAAGCCGACTGCAGCTGAAAAACATGGCCAATAGTGGCAGTGATGAGTTTGAAGACAGTACCAAGGTAAATGAGTCTGCTATAAACTGCAGGAGattcacataaaaaaaacatccaacatCAGAGTTTGAGTGTCATCGGATACTGATTTGATCCAGACATTCCTGTAGTACCCAAGCAAACTCTCTGCAAGCCTTAAGAAaatgagtttgtatgtgttctTCATTCTTGTGCTTGACCTGTCATTTTTTactgcacacattcatcacattaaacaaTTTTTGGCTAGTATTGACCCTTGTAAAAAGATTCTAAGATTAAAAGCATTGAGTGTGAATCGCTAAAATGAGTTTTCTTTTAATTCATGGTGAAATTTGAcagcagaaaaagaaaggacCACCTGCTAGTCCACGTGAAGCAACTGaaaatgatgaagaggatgatgatgaggaggaggaggaggatgattcTGATGAAACAGagtcagatgaagatgatggggaGCCAGGATCAGCTCCAGAAGGGTAGGAACAGTGATGGAAACAACATAACTCCGTAACTCCTTGCCTGCAATCAGTCGATTTAACTGTAAtttgttttttgcataaaagcTTAACCATAAAATAGTTGGGCAGATAAATGTAAGGAGATTTATGGTGTTTATGATTAATATTAAACCTTCAGGCTAACAACTGGCTTTGAAAATGTTGAAGTTTAGAGGTATATTTATATCCTGCAACTTGTCAGAGAGTGATTTTATTTTGAGAAACGCCACAGGGCCTCACCTATTGGAGGCAAAAAATGGCAGATAATACAGATGAATGAGAGAAAATCCAATTCATCACTCACTGTCATTAAGCCTATTAGCTGGAGAATAAAGTTTTTTTAGGGCTTGTCAGTGCCATGTCTCAGAGAGAGAAACTATATGATTAATAACTGTTTAACTGACTCTTCCTTAACAAAGCTTTTAGGATATAGAACGGTTTGTTCTTAATAGACCGTGTATGCAGTGGGTTTAGAAATTAATCAGATTGTGATATAGATGTAAAAATGAAATTGGAGCATAGGATCTGCAGTCATCTTTGTGTGGGGGTCTGTCTCCCTACAGGGCATATGATCCGTCAGATTATGACCATCTCCGTGTCACATCAGATATCAAAGAACTTTTCCAGTACATCACACGGTAAGCTGTGCGAATGTTCCTACACAGTCCGACATATACCATAGACACTGTGGTTGTGAAGTGATGGAACATTCCTTAAACATTGAAATGCATGTTCAAACATTTTTCCTATAATCTAACATAAAAATTGATTAATATAaatgtctcttcctttcagatACACACCACAGACCATTGAATTGGATCATAAGCTGAAGCCTTTTATTCCAGACTTCATTCCAGCCGTAGGCGACATTGATGCTTTCCTCAAAGTGAGtggatactactactactactactactactactactactaataataataataataataataataataataataaaaataatgtaaacgtTCTATGTTTGTATaccaatgtactgtatatgtgaatTAAAAGAAATGTACGTGGATTGGTCTTAAAACTAGTTTATGTGTTAAGGTTCCTCGGCCAGATGGGAAGGTGGATGGTCTGGGCTTGGTAGTGTTGGATGAACCATGTGCTAAACAGTCTGACCCAACTGTGCTCTCCCTGTGGCTTTCTGAgaacactaaacaacacaatgtcgctgtgaggacacacacactcacaaacagttCATCTgtaatacagtgtagaaattaATAACTGTTTGATATATACAGAAGCATTGTTTAAAGAAGCtagtttgtgttgtattgtgcacATTGATAATTCCTCattgttcacacacacaataaaaatatcttttaatAGGAAGTGAAAGTGAAGAGTATTGAGAATCCACAGAAGAACCCAAAAGCTATAGATAACTGGATCGAAAGCATCAGTGAACTACATCGCTCCAAACCTCCAGCTACAGTACATTACACCAGGTACAAACACTAGCACACAGTGATTTTACAGCTTGCAGTAACACATTATAAATGATAACAAAcattcacatacagtatacacaagcTTGAACAAATACTTTACCACAACAAACTGGTTCAGCTGGCATAGCTGTTCCACACAAACAAATTTCAAGCTATAACTCAAGATAACTTGATGTCTTCCTCAGACCCATGCCAGACATTGATACCCTGATGCAGGAATGGCCACCTGAGTTTGAAGAGCTTTTGGGCAAGGTTGGTTTTGAAACAGTTTTAATTAATGAGTGAAACCTAATTCCATGTATATTGTTTACATGAGTGTTAACATGAATGAAAGATCATAGACTGTCAGCTTACAAATCTTGCCAGTCCAGACTAGTATCTAACTGTTTTTAAACAaggatttttaatatttatgaagtgtatttttcagtaataaaaactctgtctttgtctctctctctgtctctctctctctctctctctctctctctcacaggtgAACCTCCCCACAGCAGATATTAACTGTGACCTGGCA
This genomic stretch from Hemibagrus wyckioides isolate EC202008001 linkage group LG08, SWU_Hwy_1.0, whole genome shotgun sequence harbors:
- the LOC131357825 gene encoding intraflagellar transport protein 46 homolog isoform X2 gives rise to the protein MERSERQKPQLIANQPYDETLDINDSEEVSSLYTPTPRQAVLRNTSRLQLKNMANSGSDEFEDSTKKKKGPPASPREATENDEEDDDEEEEEDDSDETESDEDDGEPGSAPEGAYDPSDYDHLRVTSDIKELFQYITRYTPQTIELDHKLKPFIPDFIPAVGDIDAFLKVPRPDGKVDGLGLVVLDEPCAKQSDPTVLSLWLSENTKQHNVAEVKVKSIENPQKNPKAIDNWIESISELHRSKPPATVHYTRPMPDIDTLMQEWPPEFEELLGKVNLPTADINCDLAEYIDIICGILDIPVYKNRIQSLHVLFTLYSEFKNSQHFKNLAEGRKSNMLLPTTTNATTEAETLTLE
- the LOC131357825 gene encoding intraflagellar transport protein 46 homolog isoform X1, with protein sequence MERSERQKPQLIANQPYDETLDINDSEEVSSLYTPTPRQAVLRNTSRLQLKNMANSGSDEFEDSTKQKKKGPPASPREATENDEEDDDEEEEEDDSDETESDEDDGEPGSAPEGAYDPSDYDHLRVTSDIKELFQYITRYTPQTIELDHKLKPFIPDFIPAVGDIDAFLKVPRPDGKVDGLGLVVLDEPCAKQSDPTVLSLWLSENTKQHNVAEVKVKSIENPQKNPKAIDNWIESISELHRSKPPATVHYTRPMPDIDTLMQEWPPEFEELLGKVNLPTADINCDLAEYIDIICGILDIPVYKNRIQSLHVLFTLYSEFKNSQHFKNLAEGRKSNMLLPTTTNATTEAETLTLE